From Antennarius striatus isolate MH-2024 chromosome 9, ASM4005453v1, whole genome shotgun sequence, one genomic window encodes:
- the LOC137601225 gene encoding ATPase family AAA domain-containing protein 2-like isoform X3: MVILRSSGHVGAQPAATTPKRSMELDSSSEFLSLLPASQRKSSRLTRSSRSLDGSFSSPEHNTANQDERSGPHHTLRTRRQRVKLEVSFSEMEPKASSPLDEVKAGGHCTRKSSRLQRRGKASSGKQQADVPDEVEGSSTPKRSRFNLQSRDEEEEEDHSVRRSSRITRYKLNSRNQSVLYDRLITNTAEAVLQKMDDMQKMRRRLRDRDTQEEHGMYTRGRMRSVSEDTEDSDDLSLRTRVDSKDKEEEKQGEDEVDHDEEEDGDDEEEEDEEDDDDDDDDDEDGEDEEEENHRRYDLRQRKTVVRYEAPLDEPREPRKRSMHFKNHSSPTRRRYRFSSTAPRSPYNRRTSRRRHAIHSSDSTSSSSDDEQFQRRRSKNRSRSVNRCLPMNLRKEDLLGIHKDRMKIGASLADVDPMQIDRTVRFDGIGGLSRHISALKEMVVFPLLYPEVFERFKIQPPRGCLFYGPPGTGKTLVARALANECSQGERKVSFFMRKGADCLSKWVGESERQLRLLFDQAYQMRPSIIFFDEIDGLAPVRSSRQDQIHSSIVSTLLALMDGLDSRGEVVVIGATNRLDSIDPALRRPGRFDREFLFGLPDREARKDILKIHTRQWTPQPSHTFLEELADKCVGYCGADIKAVCSEAALCALRRRYPQIYSSSQKLVLDVNSIAITSKDFLSAMSKMVPASQRAVVSPAKALIPAILPLLSAALQDILQTVGRVFPHAEHSLKKKREKDVVCGLSEDDLMLSEDEDSEVFSVGQISISQFKTPSVKRHLNRSVVSHPTSYRPRLLLEGRPGSGQSSYLAPAILHALEKFTVYTLDVAVLFGASATAPEESCAQIFVEAKRTSPSILYVPHIGQWWETVGPALRATFLSLLGSIPAFAPIFLLATCNLQYDQLSVEVQELFRDEYGEVFHVQVPSSRERRNFFEDLILNQAAKAPTSKKKAVLNALQILPVAPPPPPRELTKEETQRLEEQEENTLRELRLFLRDVTNRLSQDKRFKAFTKPVHLEEVPDYAEVIKKPMDLSTVLSKVDLHQYETVKEFLQDVDLIWQNALEYNPDRDPSDRQIRHRACALKDTVHAIIADELDEDFEKICEEMKISRQRRGCSAVRFPPAFYHVLPKQSKPIEAKTPDSTQQKELASPATAVSPKTSVSGVAVLKNTAQKRKRRKSRWSTGSYAKKKSTSLLHASKNDSRMESDEEDGDDDNEEFEKGAGTEYDEGNKRKEHVVVDAESRPALAQKDKGEEDQRQLEENGVLTKAGNETSERISVTTDQESHTKTQTDTQGQSNTEGGGETNEQNLKETKNNKVVIRDEAEQNSSAEPLEAETTEMSRADVPEATRPEDAVTGRSLRSVSRSLKNGVLQQQTISTDKALQILDQEIPPLVVDREKLQGLLEQVVTKTNGYEVCKLEKIYALLCQSIYRHRRDYDKTVLIKELEQEIEDFC, translated from the exons ATGGTGATACTACGCAGCAGCGGTCATGTCGGAGCTCAACCAGCGGCAACAACCCCAAAGAGGAGTATGGAGCTGGATTCAAGCTCGGAGTTTTTATCGCTGCTTCCCGCGTCGCAGAGAAAGTCGAGCCGTTTGACCCGGTCCTCCCGATCCCTGGATGGCAGCTTCAGCAGCCCCGAACACAACACGGCGAAT CAGGATGAGAGAAGTGGACCCCATCACACGCTCAGGACCCGAAGACAAAGAGTTAAACTGGAGGTCTCATTTTCTGAGATGGAACCAAAGGCCAGCTCCCCTCTGGATGAAGTCAAGGCTGGAGGACACTGTACCAG aAAATCCTCCAGGCTGCAGAGGCGAGGAAAGGCATCCAGTGGCAAGCAGCAAGCAG ATGTTCCAGATGAAGTGGAAGGGTCGTCCACCCCCAAGAGAAGCCGCTTTAACTTACAGAgcagagatgaggaagaagaggaggatcacTCAGTGCGACGCAGCTCCCGCATTACCCGATACAAGCTAAATTCCCGTAATCAGTCAGTACTTTATGACCGCCTCATCACCAA CACTGCTGAAGCTGTTCTTCAGAAGATGGATGACATGCAGAAGATGAGGCGCAGACTGAGAGATAGAGACACTCAAGAAgag CATGGTATGTACACCAGAGGCAGAATGAGAAGTGTCTCTGAGGACACTGAGGACTCTGATGACTTGTCTCTGAGGACAAGGGTGGACAGTAAAgacaaggaggaagagaaacaaG GAGAGGACGAGGTGGATCacgatgaggaggaagatggggacgatgaggaagaggaagatgaagaagatgatgatgacgatgatgatgatgatgaagatggcgaggatgaggaagaagagaatcATAGGCGTTATGACCTAAGACAGAGGAAGACTGTGGTCCGCTACGAGGCTCCACTAGACG AACCCAGAGAGCCCAGAAAGCGCAGCATGCACTTCAAGAACCACTCATCTCCCACCAGACGCAGATACAGATTCAGTTCCACAGCTCCCAGGAGCCCCTACAACAGGAGAACCAGCAG AAGGAGACATGCCATCCATAGTAGTGACTCCACGTCCTCATCTTCAGACGATGAGCAGTTCCAGAGACGGAGGAGTAAGAACAGGAGCAGGTCAGTCAACAG ATGTCTGCCAATGAACCTCAGGAAAGAGGACCTGCTGGGGATCCACAAGGACAGGATGAAGATTGGTGCCAGCCTTGCTGATGTAGACCCAATGCAAATCGACAGGACG GTACGATTTGATGGCATCGGAGGTTTGAGCAGGCACATCTCAGCTCTGAAGGAGATGGTCGTCTTCCCGCTTCTCTACCCAGAAGTCTTTGAGAGGTTCAAAATACAGCCTCCCAG GGGCTGTCTGTTTTATGGTCCTCCAGGCACAGGGAAAACCCTTGTAGCTAGAGCGTTGGCCAACGAGTGCAGCCAGGGCGAAAGAAAGGTGTCTTTCTTCATGAGGAAAGGGGCTGACTGCCTCAGCAAGTGGGTAGGAGAGTCTGAGAGACAGCTACGCCTGCTTTTTGATCAG GCGTACCAGATGCGTCCCTCCATCATCTTCTTTGATGAAATCGATGGTCTGGCTCCAGTCAGATCGAGCCGTCAGGACCAGATCCACAG TTCCATCGTATCGACGCTGTTGGCCCTCATGGATGGATTAGACTCCAGAGGAGAGGTCGTTGTGATTGGAGCAACAAACAGACTGGACTCCATCGACCCAGCTCTGAGAAGACCCGGACGCTTCGACCGAGAGTTCCTCTTTGGCCTACCGGACAGAGAG GCAAGAAAGGATATTTTGAAGATCCACACCAGACAATGGACTCCTCAGCCATCACACACTTTTCTAGAAGAATTGGCAGATAAATGTGTTG GTTATTGTGGAGCAGATATCAAGGCAGTGTGTTCAGAGGCTGCCCTCTGTGCACTAAGGCGTCGCTACCCACAAATCTACTCTTCATCACAGAAGCTTGTGCTTGATGTGAACTCCATAGCCatcaccagcaaagacttcctgtctgccatGTCTAAGATGGTGCCTGCATCACAGAG GGCAGTAGTTTCACCAGCTAAGGCCCTCATACCTGCCATCCTTCCTCTGCTGAGTGCTGCCCTGCAGGATATTCTCCAAACTGTTGGTCGAGTGTTCCCACATGCTGAACACAGcttaaaaaagaagagagaaaaag ATGTGGTTTGTGGTCTGTCGGAGGATGATCTCATGCTCAGTGAGGATGAGGACTCAGAGGTCTTCTCCGTTGGACAGATATCTATTTCTCAATTCAAAACACCCTCTGTAAAGAGACACCTCAACAG AAGCGTGGTGAGCCACCCGACCTCCTACCGTCCTCGTCTCCTGTTAGAGGGTAGACCAGGTTCAGGTCAAAGCTCCTACTTGGCTCCAGCCATCCTCCATGCACTGGAGAAATTCACGGTGTACACGCTGGACGTGGCTGTGTTGTTTGGAGCAAGCGCAACTGCTCCTGAAGAGAGTTGTGCCCAG ATTTTTGTTGAAGCAAAGCGGACCTCCCCCAGTATCCTGTACGTCCCTCACATTGGACAGTGGTGGGAGACCGTGGGCCCAGCTCTAAGAGCCACCTTTCTCAGCCTACTCGGCTCCATTCCAGCTTTTGCTCCTATATTCCTTCTTGCTACTTGCAACCTGCAGTACGATCAACTCAGCGTGGAG GTACAGGAGTTGTTCCGGGATGAATATGGAGAAGTTTTTCATGTTCAAGTCCCCAGCAGTAGAGAAAGAAGAAACTTCTTTGAGGACCTCATCCTTAATCAAGCTGCGAAGGCCCCCACCTCAAAAAAGAAAGCTG tgCTGAATGCTTTGCAGATACTTCCTGTTGCTCCTCCGCCTCCACCACGTGAACTGACCAAAGAGGAGACCCAGCGATtagaagagcaggaggaaaatACCCTCAGAGAGCTCCGCCTCTTCCTGCGTGACGTCACCAATCGCCTTTCCCAAGATAAACGCTTCAAGGCTTTTACAAAGCCTGTGCATTTAGAAGAG GTACCAGATTACGCTGAGGTGATCAAGAAGCCCATGGACCTGTCAACAGTTCTCTCCAAGGTTGATCTCCATCAGTATGAGACAGTCAAGGAGTTCCTGCAAGATGTGGATCTCATCTGGCAGAATGCCCTCGAATACAACCCGGACAGAGACCCCTCGG ACCGTCAGATTCGCCACAGAGCATGTGCGCTGAAAGACACGGTGCACGCCATCATTGCTGATGAACTAGATGAAGATTTTGAAAAGATTTGTGAAGAGATGAAAATATCACGCCAAAGAAGAG GTTGCTCTGCTGTCCGTTTTCCTCCCGCCTTCTACCACGTCCTTCCTAAACAATCCAAACCTATTGAGGCCAAGACCCCTGACTCAACCCAACAAAAAGAACTGGCTAGCCCTGCCACTGCAGTTTCCCCTAAAACAAGTGTCTCTGGAGTTGCAGTGCTTAAAAACACAG CCCAGAAGAGGAAACGAAGGAAAAGTCGCTGGTCCACTGGCTCATATGCAAAGAAGAAGTCTACCTCCCTACTTCATGCATCCAAGAATGATTCTCGTATGGAGTCtgatgaggaagatggagatgatgacaaTGAAGAGTTTGAGAAGGGAGCGGGAACAGAGTATGATGAGGGGAATAAACGAAAGGAGCATGTGGTGGTCGATGCAGAGTCAAGGCCTGCACTAGCTCAGAAAGATAAAGGTGAAGAAGATCAACGACAGTTAGAAGAGAACGGAGTGTTGACAAAGGCAGGAAATGAGACCAGTGAAAGAATTTCTGTGACCACTGACCAGGAAAGCCACACTAAGACACAGACAGATACCCAGGGACAGTCCAACACAGAGGGTGGTGGTGAAACTAATGAGCAGAACCTGAAAGAAACCAAGAACAACAAGGTTGTTATTAGAGATGAGGCAGAACAAAACAGCTCTGCTGAACCATTGGAGGctgaaacaacagaaatgtCACGTGCAGACGTACCCGAAGCTACCAGACCGGAGGATGCAGTCACAG GGCGGAGCTTGCGGAGCGTGTCTCGATCTCTGAAGAACGgcgtgctgcagcagcagacgaTCAGCACGGACAAGGCTCTGCAGATCCTGGACCAGGAAATTCCTCCTCTGgtggtggacagagagaaaTTACAG GGGCTGTTGGAGCAAGTAGTCACCAAGACAAATGGCTATGAAGTCTGCAAGCTGGAGAAAATATATGCCCTCCTCTGTCAGAGCATCTATAGGCACAGACGGGACTATGATAAAACAGTACTAATAAAG GAGCTGGAACAAGAGATCGAAGACTTCTGTTGA
- the LOC137601225 gene encoding ATPase family AAA domain-containing protein 2-like isoform X2, with amino-acid sequence MVILRSSGHVGAQPAATTPKRSMELDSSSEFLSLLPASQRKSSRLTRSSRSLDGSFSSPEHNTANDERSGPHHTLRTRRQRVKLEVSFSEMEPKASSPLDEVKAGGHCTRKSSRLQRRGKASSGKQQADVPDEVEGSSTPKRSRFNLQSRDEEEEEDHSVRRSSRITRYKLNSRNQSVLYDRLITNTAEAVLQKMDDMQKMRRRLRDRDTQEEHGMYTRGRMRSVSEDTEDSDDLSLRTRVDSKDKEEEKQGEDEVDHDEEEDGDDEEEEDEEDDDDDDDDDEDGEDEEEENHRRYDLRQRKTVVRYEAPLDEPREPRKRSMHFKNHSSPTRRRYRFSSTAPRSPYNRRTSRSSSERRRHAIHSSDSTSSSSDDEQFQRRRSKNRSRSVNRCLPMNLRKEDLLGIHKDRMKIGASLADVDPMQIDRTVRFDGIGGLSRHISALKEMVVFPLLYPEVFERFKIQPPRGCLFYGPPGTGKTLVARALANECSQGERKVSFFMRKGADCLSKWVGESERQLRLLFDQAYQMRPSIIFFDEIDGLAPVRSSRQDQIHSSIVSTLLALMDGLDSRGEVVVIGATNRLDSIDPALRRPGRFDREFLFGLPDREARKDILKIHTRQWTPQPSHTFLEELADKCVGYCGADIKAVCSEAALCALRRRYPQIYSSSQKLVLDVNSIAITSKDFLSAMSKMVPASQRAVVSPAKALIPAILPLLSAALQDILQTVGRVFPHAEHSLKKKREKDVVCGLSEDDLMLSEDEDSEVFSVGQISISQFKTPSVKRHLNRSVVSHPTSYRPRLLLEGRPGSGQSSYLAPAILHALEKFTVYTLDVAVLFGASATAPEESCAQIFVEAKRTSPSILYVPHIGQWWETVGPALRATFLSLLGSIPAFAPIFLLATCNLQYDQLSVEVQELFRDEYGEVFHVQVPSSRERRNFFEDLILNQAAKAPTSKKKAVLNALQILPVAPPPPPRELTKEETQRLEEQEENTLRELRLFLRDVTNRLSQDKRFKAFTKPVHLEEVPDYAEVIKKPMDLSTVLSKVDLHQYETVKEFLQDVDLIWQNALEYNPDRDPSDRQIRHRACALKDTVHAIIADELDEDFEKICEEMKISRQRRGCSAVRFPPAFYHVLPKQSKPIEAKTPDSTQQKELASPATAVSPKTSVSGVAVLKNTAQKRKRRKSRWSTGSYAKKKSTSLLHASKNDSRMESDEEDGDDDNEEFEKGAGTEYDEGNKRKEHVVVDAESRPALAQKDKGEEDQRQLEENGVLTKAGNETSERISVTTDQESHTKTQTDTQGQSNTEGGGETNEQNLKETKNNKVVIRDEAEQNSSAEPLEAETTEMSRADVPEATRPEDAVTGRSLRSVSRSLKNGVLQQQTISTDKALQILDQEIPPLVVDREKLQGLLEQVVTKTNGYEVCKLEKIYALLCQSIYRHRRDYDKTVLIKELEQEIEDFC; translated from the exons ATGGTGATACTACGCAGCAGCGGTCATGTCGGAGCTCAACCAGCGGCAACAACCCCAAAGAGGAGTATGGAGCTGGATTCAAGCTCGGAGTTTTTATCGCTGCTTCCCGCGTCGCAGAGAAAGTCGAGCCGTTTGACCCGGTCCTCCCGATCCCTGGATGGCAGCTTCAGCAGCCCCGAACACAACACGGCGAAT GATGAGAGAAGTGGACCCCATCACACGCTCAGGACCCGAAGACAAAGAGTTAAACTGGAGGTCTCATTTTCTGAGATGGAACCAAAGGCCAGCTCCCCTCTGGATGAAGTCAAGGCTGGAGGACACTGTACCAG aAAATCCTCCAGGCTGCAGAGGCGAGGAAAGGCATCCAGTGGCAAGCAGCAAGCAG ATGTTCCAGATGAAGTGGAAGGGTCGTCCACCCCCAAGAGAAGCCGCTTTAACTTACAGAgcagagatgaggaagaagaggaggatcacTCAGTGCGACGCAGCTCCCGCATTACCCGATACAAGCTAAATTCCCGTAATCAGTCAGTACTTTATGACCGCCTCATCACCAA CACTGCTGAAGCTGTTCTTCAGAAGATGGATGACATGCAGAAGATGAGGCGCAGACTGAGAGATAGAGACACTCAAGAAgag CATGGTATGTACACCAGAGGCAGAATGAGAAGTGTCTCTGAGGACACTGAGGACTCTGATGACTTGTCTCTGAGGACAAGGGTGGACAGTAAAgacaaggaggaagagaaacaaG GAGAGGACGAGGTGGATCacgatgaggaggaagatggggacgatgaggaagaggaagatgaagaagatgatgatgacgatgatgatgatgatgaagatggcgaggatgaggaagaagagaatcATAGGCGTTATGACCTAAGACAGAGGAAGACTGTGGTCCGCTACGAGGCTCCACTAGACG AACCCAGAGAGCCCAGAAAGCGCAGCATGCACTTCAAGAACCACTCATCTCCCACCAGACGCAGATACAGATTCAGTTCCACAGCTCCCAGGAGCCCCTACAACAGGAGAACCAGCAG GAGTAGTTCAGAGAG AAGGAGACATGCCATCCATAGTAGTGACTCCACGTCCTCATCTTCAGACGATGAGCAGTTCCAGAGACGGAGGAGTAAGAACAGGAGCAGGTCAGTCAACAG ATGTCTGCCAATGAACCTCAGGAAAGAGGACCTGCTGGGGATCCACAAGGACAGGATGAAGATTGGTGCCAGCCTTGCTGATGTAGACCCAATGCAAATCGACAGGACG GTACGATTTGATGGCATCGGAGGTTTGAGCAGGCACATCTCAGCTCTGAAGGAGATGGTCGTCTTCCCGCTTCTCTACCCAGAAGTCTTTGAGAGGTTCAAAATACAGCCTCCCAG GGGCTGTCTGTTTTATGGTCCTCCAGGCACAGGGAAAACCCTTGTAGCTAGAGCGTTGGCCAACGAGTGCAGCCAGGGCGAAAGAAAGGTGTCTTTCTTCATGAGGAAAGGGGCTGACTGCCTCAGCAAGTGGGTAGGAGAGTCTGAGAGACAGCTACGCCTGCTTTTTGATCAG GCGTACCAGATGCGTCCCTCCATCATCTTCTTTGATGAAATCGATGGTCTGGCTCCAGTCAGATCGAGCCGTCAGGACCAGATCCACAG TTCCATCGTATCGACGCTGTTGGCCCTCATGGATGGATTAGACTCCAGAGGAGAGGTCGTTGTGATTGGAGCAACAAACAGACTGGACTCCATCGACCCAGCTCTGAGAAGACCCGGACGCTTCGACCGAGAGTTCCTCTTTGGCCTACCGGACAGAGAG GCAAGAAAGGATATTTTGAAGATCCACACCAGACAATGGACTCCTCAGCCATCACACACTTTTCTAGAAGAATTGGCAGATAAATGTGTTG GTTATTGTGGAGCAGATATCAAGGCAGTGTGTTCAGAGGCTGCCCTCTGTGCACTAAGGCGTCGCTACCCACAAATCTACTCTTCATCACAGAAGCTTGTGCTTGATGTGAACTCCATAGCCatcaccagcaaagacttcctgtctgccatGTCTAAGATGGTGCCTGCATCACAGAG GGCAGTAGTTTCACCAGCTAAGGCCCTCATACCTGCCATCCTTCCTCTGCTGAGTGCTGCCCTGCAGGATATTCTCCAAACTGTTGGTCGAGTGTTCCCACATGCTGAACACAGcttaaaaaagaagagagaaaaag ATGTGGTTTGTGGTCTGTCGGAGGATGATCTCATGCTCAGTGAGGATGAGGACTCAGAGGTCTTCTCCGTTGGACAGATATCTATTTCTCAATTCAAAACACCCTCTGTAAAGAGACACCTCAACAG AAGCGTGGTGAGCCACCCGACCTCCTACCGTCCTCGTCTCCTGTTAGAGGGTAGACCAGGTTCAGGTCAAAGCTCCTACTTGGCTCCAGCCATCCTCCATGCACTGGAGAAATTCACGGTGTACACGCTGGACGTGGCTGTGTTGTTTGGAGCAAGCGCAACTGCTCCTGAAGAGAGTTGTGCCCAG ATTTTTGTTGAAGCAAAGCGGACCTCCCCCAGTATCCTGTACGTCCCTCACATTGGACAGTGGTGGGAGACCGTGGGCCCAGCTCTAAGAGCCACCTTTCTCAGCCTACTCGGCTCCATTCCAGCTTTTGCTCCTATATTCCTTCTTGCTACTTGCAACCTGCAGTACGATCAACTCAGCGTGGAG GTACAGGAGTTGTTCCGGGATGAATATGGAGAAGTTTTTCATGTTCAAGTCCCCAGCAGTAGAGAAAGAAGAAACTTCTTTGAGGACCTCATCCTTAATCAAGCTGCGAAGGCCCCCACCTCAAAAAAGAAAGCTG tgCTGAATGCTTTGCAGATACTTCCTGTTGCTCCTCCGCCTCCACCACGTGAACTGACCAAAGAGGAGACCCAGCGATtagaagagcaggaggaaaatACCCTCAGAGAGCTCCGCCTCTTCCTGCGTGACGTCACCAATCGCCTTTCCCAAGATAAACGCTTCAAGGCTTTTACAAAGCCTGTGCATTTAGAAGAG GTACCAGATTACGCTGAGGTGATCAAGAAGCCCATGGACCTGTCAACAGTTCTCTCCAAGGTTGATCTCCATCAGTATGAGACAGTCAAGGAGTTCCTGCAAGATGTGGATCTCATCTGGCAGAATGCCCTCGAATACAACCCGGACAGAGACCCCTCGG ACCGTCAGATTCGCCACAGAGCATGTGCGCTGAAAGACACGGTGCACGCCATCATTGCTGATGAACTAGATGAAGATTTTGAAAAGATTTGTGAAGAGATGAAAATATCACGCCAAAGAAGAG GTTGCTCTGCTGTCCGTTTTCCTCCCGCCTTCTACCACGTCCTTCCTAAACAATCCAAACCTATTGAGGCCAAGACCCCTGACTCAACCCAACAAAAAGAACTGGCTAGCCCTGCCACTGCAGTTTCCCCTAAAACAAGTGTCTCTGGAGTTGCAGTGCTTAAAAACACAG CCCAGAAGAGGAAACGAAGGAAAAGTCGCTGGTCCACTGGCTCATATGCAAAGAAGAAGTCTACCTCCCTACTTCATGCATCCAAGAATGATTCTCGTATGGAGTCtgatgaggaagatggagatgatgacaaTGAAGAGTTTGAGAAGGGAGCGGGAACAGAGTATGATGAGGGGAATAAACGAAAGGAGCATGTGGTGGTCGATGCAGAGTCAAGGCCTGCACTAGCTCAGAAAGATAAAGGTGAAGAAGATCAACGACAGTTAGAAGAGAACGGAGTGTTGACAAAGGCAGGAAATGAGACCAGTGAAAGAATTTCTGTGACCACTGACCAGGAAAGCCACACTAAGACACAGACAGATACCCAGGGACAGTCCAACACAGAGGGTGGTGGTGAAACTAATGAGCAGAACCTGAAAGAAACCAAGAACAACAAGGTTGTTATTAGAGATGAGGCAGAACAAAACAGCTCTGCTGAACCATTGGAGGctgaaacaacagaaatgtCACGTGCAGACGTACCCGAAGCTACCAGACCGGAGGATGCAGTCACAG GGCGGAGCTTGCGGAGCGTGTCTCGATCTCTGAAGAACGgcgtgctgcagcagcagacgaTCAGCACGGACAAGGCTCTGCAGATCCTGGACCAGGAAATTCCTCCTCTGgtggtggacagagagaaaTTACAG GGGCTGTTGGAGCAAGTAGTCACCAAGACAAATGGCTATGAAGTCTGCAAGCTGGAGAAAATATATGCCCTCCTCTGTCAGAGCATCTATAGGCACAGACGGGACTATGATAAAACAGTACTAATAAAG GAGCTGGAACAAGAGATCGAAGACTTCTGTTGA